The sequence below is a genomic window from Bradyrhizobium septentrionale.
TTCGCGCCAACGGCGGGCGGCACGACGATCCACGCCAGGTTCGTGCCGTCCTTCAATGCCACGATCGTAGACCGGCTCGAGCTCGCCGGTGCGGTGACGCTCGGCAAGCTCAAGATGACGGAGGGGGCCTATACCAGCCACCATCCGGCCGACCAGGCCCCGCTCAATCCATGGAATGTGAACTATTGGGTCGGCTCTTCGTCGACCGGATCCGGTGTCGCGACGTCGGCGGGGCTCTGCTATGGCTCGATCGGCAGCGATACCGGCGGCTCGATCCGGTTTCCGTCGGCGACCTGCGGCCTGACCGGGATCAAGCCGACCTGGGGCCGCGTCAGCCGGCACGGCATCTTCCCATTGGCGGATTCGCTCGATCACGTCGGACCGATGTGCCGCAGCGCTGCGGATGCCGGGGCGATGCTCGGCGTCATCGCGGGCGCTGACATCAACGACCCGACTGCGTTGCGGGCTCCGGTGCCGAACTATCTGGCCGGCGCAGGCGACGGCATCCGGGGTTTGCGGATCGGCGTTGACCGCAGGTACACCCAGGAGGGCATCGATCGGCAGGTCGTGGTCGCCTTGCTGGAAGCCGAGCGCACGCTCGCCGCTCTCGGCGCCGACATCCGTGAGGTGCATTTCCCGCCTTATCAGAGGCTCGTCAGCCAGTGGATTCCGATGTGCTCGGTGGAGACGGCTGAGGCGCATCTGGACACCTACCCGTCGCGCAAGTCCGAATACGGACCGGATCTTGCGCAAGTGATCGAGCAGGGCAGGTCGGTGAGTGGCGTCGATATTGCCGCGATCCATCACGAACGGCTCAAGTTCAGCGGCAGCCTGGCTGCGATGTTCGAGGATATCGATCTGTTGCTGATCCCGACCATGCCGGTGCCGATCCCGACGCTGACCAAGATGAGCGAATACGGCGCCGACCCGACTGTGCTGCTGAGCATCCTGCGCTTCACGGCGGTGTTCGATTTCTCGGGCAGCCCGACCATCACGCTGCCGATGGGCATGGCGTCGGACAAGATGCCGCTCAGCATGCAGCTGGTCGGTCCGCATCTCTCCGAAGATTTGCTGGTCCGCGCCGGTTGCGCGTTCCAGTCGGTGACGGACTGGCATACCCGGCGACCGCCCGTCGAATGAGGCCTCGTCAACCGGTCTTGTCGACGTTCCAGAACAGCGGCACCGGCGCGCGGACGATGTCCTTCAGCGCTTTCCGCGTCGCGGCCGGCTCATTGTACTGCCCGGTCGGGACGTGGGTGACCACCTCATAGGCGCGTGCCTGGATCTTGTCGGCGAGCGCCTTCTGGTCGGATGGCGCCGCGGTGCGGGCAAAGCCGTCGCGCAGCCGCTCGAGCTCGGCGTCCTCGACCCAGCCGAAGAAGCCGCCGTTCTTGCCCTTGCCGTTGACGCAGGCGTTGCCGTTCGGATTGATCAAATCGGCGCTGGCCCAGGTCGAGTGGTAGAGCGACCAGCCGCCCTCGGCCGGCATCGACTGCTTGGCGCGCCGCGCCACCACCGAACCCCAGTCCATCGCCAGCAGGTTGACGTTCATCCCGATCGCGCGCAGCGCTTCGGCGGTGACGGTGCCGCGCGCCGTGATGATCGGCGCGTCGGTCGCGTGCAGGATCGTGATCGGCTCGCCCTTGTAGCCGCCTTGCTTCAGCAGCTCCTTCGCCTTGGCCGTATCGGCTTTGGTCGACCAGCCGACCGCGCTTTCGAACGGCGTGCCGGCGATGAAGATCGCGGGCGTGACCTTGTAGTAGTCGGAATTGCCGATCTGGGTGTCGAGCCAATCCTTCTGGTTCACGGCGTGCAGCACGGCCTGGCGGATCTCCGGCCGGTCGAACGGCGGCACCAGCCAGTTCATCCGGCACATGCCGGAGAAGCCGAGCGTGTTGTAATCAGTCAGCTCGACATTCGCGGCGCGCGCCAGCATCGCATGATGGTCGTGCGGCGGAACTTCGAAGTAATCGATCTCATCGTTCATCAGCGCGTTGGTTGCGATCTGGAAATCGGGCACGCTGAGCCATTCGTAGCGGCCGATCTTGACGACCTTGCCGCCGCCGGTGCCGTCCGACGGCTCGTCGCGCGAGACGTAGTCCGGATTCCTTTCGTAAGCGGCCTTGACGCCGGGCTGGAACTCCGCGGCTTGATCTCGAATTTCGAATTGGTCGAGAACAGCGTGTCGTGGATCATGTAGCCGTGGTTGCGCGCCGTCCACGCCGTGGTCATGATCGGGTCGGTCGCGCGCAGCGGCGCGTGCATCACCGCCGTAATCGTCTTCGAACTGGCCCGCGCGATGCGCGGCATCGCAATGCCGAGGCTCGCGCCGGCGCCGATCTGCAGGAGGGTGCGCCGGTTGATCGATGGTCCCATGATGTCCCCCTGTCGCAACCGTTCAGGCCTGGCCGCTGAGCCTGGCCGCGATCGCGCGATAGCCGCGCATCCACATGTGATCGAGATCGAGATCCATCGGCAGCGGCTGCGAGGAGAGGCGCGCGATCACGGTCTCATTGACCGGATCGATGTAGATCCACTGGCCATGAATGCCGACTGCGGCAAACGGGGCTTCGCGCCGGTCGAGCGTGTACCACTTGTTGCGGTAATTGCCGTTTGGAAACACTTTCGTCAGGTCGCCGCGCGACCACGCCTCGGCATTGCCGTTGTGCCTGATGTCGTCGATCCACCAGCTCGGCACGACCTGCCGTCCGTTGCTGACGCCGTGATTGCGCATCATCTCGCCGAAGCGGGCGAGATCGCGCAGCGTCGCGCAGATGCCGCCGGCGACGCGGGCTGCGCCACGTGAATCGACGGTGATGTAGGCGTCGTGCTCGGCGCCCATCGGCTGCCACAGATAGTGCGAGAGGATCTTTGCATAGGACATGCCGCAGGCGCGCTCATAGACCCAGCCGAGCACGTCGGTGTTGGTCTAGACGTAGTGGAAGGTCTGGCCATGCGGCGTGCCGTTCGGCCGCAGCGTGCGCAGATAGTCGCGCAGATTGCTCGGCGGAATGGTGGGATCCGGCGGCTCCCAGCCGGTCGAGCGGCGGTAATTGATGACGTCGCCGTCGCGCGCCATGTAGTCCTCCTCGAAGCGGATGCCGACGCTCATGTCGAGCAGATGCCGCACCGTGCAGCCGCCGCCATAGACCGATCCCTCCATCTCCGGGATGTAGCGCGTCACCGGCGCGTCGACGTCGAGCTTGCCGCGATCGGCCAGGATGCCGCCGAGTGTTCCGGCGACCGACTTGCTGACCGAGAAGATCAGATGCGGGGTGTCGGGCGTGAGGCCGTGGGCATACCATTCGAAGGCGATTTGCCCGCGATGCGACACCACGATGCCGTCGGTGTGGCTCGCGCGCAGCGCCTGGCCGACGCCGACCGTCTCGCCGCGCGGGTTTGCGAAGCTGACGTCGTCGAGATAGCGCGGCGCAAAGGACAACGGCGCCGGCACTGAGGCGCGCGCGATGTTTGCGGTGGGCAAGAGCTCGCGCACGTTGCGGAAGGCCCATTCGCTGTAGGGATGCTGACGCCAATTGGCCAGCGTGACTTGTTCGTCGGCCGCCGGAGGGAAGGCGGCCATGATGCGACGCGAATTCATTGTTGATCCAGCAATGCCATCGGAAGTTTCACGAAAGTTCCGCATGCGCCGCGCCGCTCGCAATCAACCGGATGGTGGAGGTGGCGGCCGGGTTGCCCCGGTGTAACCGTTTCAAGGATGTGCGTGGCGCGGGCTTGGCCCGCAAATTGCTTGACTAAGCCCTGCGTCTGTCCCAGCGTGCCGAGCACGCGACGCGCAGACGTCCGCCATCGGGAAACATCGGGAGGTAGGTCATGATCGCGCTTCTGGGCCGACCGGATCCGGCGACCACGCAGGCCATTCAGTTCGCGCGCGGCATTCTCGAGGGGTCCGCGACCGCCTTCTACGAGGTCGACGGCAACCTCACCCTCAACCGCTTCGTGCTCAGCAGCAATGTGCCGCCGAGTTTCCACGACCAGTATCTTGCCGGCATGAACCGGCTCGATCCGCTGCATCCGCGCTCCGCGAGCAACCGGCCGATTGCCCGGTTGAGCACAGCCCTCGATCAATGCGCGACCCAGGAGGCGGCGACCTACCGCGCCTTCGCCGGACAGTGCGGCGTCGCCGACATGATCGAGTTCTTCTTCCGCCGCAACGACCGGATCGTGGCCGGAATGAGCGTGCTGTGGGCGCCGGGCTGCACCATTCCCGACGGCAGCATGCACATCGCCGAGAAGATCCACGACTACCTCGAGTTCAACCTGACCAGCCGGCTGTCGTCGAATGCCGACGAGCCGCCGCGCTACGGGCTGACCTCGCGCGAGATGGAGGTCGTCGAGCTGCTGTGCTGCGGCCGGACCAACCGCGAGATCGGCGAGTGCCTGAGCATCGGCCTTGCGACGGTGAAGACGCATTTGATCCATATCTTCGAAAAGCTCGGCGTCGAGACCCGCTCGGCGGTCGTCGCGCTGATGTCACGGCCGCATTAGGGCGCGGGGGTGCGGTGAGGGGCATTGTGCTTCGAATCCGGCGCGGAGTTCGGCCTGTTCATCGTGGCGGATTCTCGTCGAGCTGTTCGTGAGCAACGCTGCCTGTCGTTGACGCTGGGTGGCGCCGCATCCACCACCGTCGTCCCGGCGAAGGCCGGGACCCATACGCCGCAGCAATTGTAGTGAACGGGACTCGTCGTTCCAGCGACGCTCAACAACATCCTTTTGTGATTATGGGTCCCGGCCTTCGCCGGGACGACGTCGAGTGTGTGGCACGGCCAGTGAGTCACACATCTGTATTCTCGCGACATGAATCGTCCGAGTCTGCTTCTTTGTTTCGCCCCCTTCAACAGAGGGCGCAAGGAAAGCCGGGTGCCGATTGCACCCATGGGCCCCGTGCAAAAGTAGAAAGCACGGGGGTAGGACCACAGGTGTAACCGGAAACAACCCGGCTTTCCCTGCGCGATGGGTTACGGCTTATTTCGTGCTCTCCCCGGCGAGACTTGGCTTGCTTGTCACCGCCTTTGCGAAAACGCTCGCGCGTTCTGCAAGGGGACACCTGCCACTAGGGCGTCAGGACCACACGACTTCACCGTCCGCTTCGCGTGCTCTCGTCAGCGACACGCTCGGCGTCCACCGCATCCCACACCGCGTTCGTGACGATCGCGAAGCGCCCCTCGATCGGGTGAGACAGCCAAATCTATACACTGAGTTGGGTCTGCCGATAAACCGAAATATTTTTGCGCGCGGTGATTGACAGGTTTTGCTGAGTTGCCCGTCGGGTTGTCTTGTCGCACATATCTCAGTCATTCCGGGGCGACGCGTCAGCGTCGAGCTCGGAATCCATTCATCCACATTATTTGCGGCCCGATGGATTCCGGGCTCGTGCTTCCCACGCCCCGGAATGACGACGGGGCGCCGCGCCTCGTCCACGTCACCCGATCCACCGTACGGTTGATTGCTGCACCCGCCCGCGCGAGCCGAAAGTTCCCGAAGGACCGGTGTCGTTTTCGACAATGTTGGCGAGCGGCTGCCGCTCAGACATCAGAGGATTCGACATGCGTGATTTCATGGCCGTTGGCCGCTCGGTAGCGGTTGCCGAGCGTGGCATGGCCGCAACCTCGCACCCGCAGGCGACGCTTGCCGCGGTCGAGATGCTCAAGGCCGGCGGCAACGCCGTCGATGCCGCGGTCGCGGCAGTGGCGGTGCAGGGCGTGGTCGAGCCGCAGATGACCGGGATCGGCGGCGATTGCTTTGCGCTGGTTTCGCCAAGGGACGGCGAGCCGATCGCGCTGAACGGCTCGGGCCGCACGCCTGCTGGTACCGATGCGGAGAAATTTGCCGCGGGCGGCGCACGCGACATTCCGCCGACTGCGCCGGAGGCGGTGACGATACCTGGCGCGATCGATGCATGGTGCCGGCTGGTCGCGGACCACGGCAGCAGGTCACTGGAGGAGATCTTCCGGCCGGCGATCACAGCCGCCGAGCAGGGCTTTTGTGTCACGCCGCGCGTCGCCGAGGACTGGCGCCGCTTCCGGGCCCGGATCGAGATCGACGCCAATGCGGCGGCGCAGTTTCTTCCCGGCGGCAGGGCACCGGAGGTTGGCGACATCCGTACCCAACCTGCGCTCGGCCTTACCTTGCGCCGGATCGCGCAACACGGGCGCGACGCCTTTTACGCGGGCGAGACCGCCGACGAGATGGTGGGCATCTTGCGCGAGCTGGGCGGGGCGCACAGCACCGAGGATTTTGCGGCACAGACCTCGGACTATGTGCGCCCGATCTCGGCGCGCTATCACGATCACGATGTGGTCGAGTGTCCGCCGAACGGGCAGGGGCTCGCGGCGCTGATGATCCTGCGGACGCTCGCGGGCTTCGACGTCGCAGCGCTGGCGCAGGCCGATCGCATCCATCTGCTCGCCGAGGCCACCAAGGCCGCTTACCGGGCGCGCGACGCCTTCTTCTGCGATCCCGCCGTCAGCAACGTCGATCCGGCCGCATTTCTTGCTGAAGACTATATCAAGACGATCCGCAGCAAGATCGACATGCGCCATGCCTCCGCGCCCGCGATCTGGGATGACATCGAGCACCGCGACACCGTTTATGTCACGGTGGTCGACCGCGACCTCAATGCGGTCTCGCTGATCAACTCGCTGTTCTATCCGTTCGGCAGCGGCATCTACGCGCCGAAGTCGGGCGTCCTGCTGCACAACCGCGGCTGGAGCTTTCGCGCCAAGCCCGGACATCCCAATTCGCTCGGCCCGCGCAAGCGCCCGATGCACACGATCATCCCGGGCCTGCTCCGCAAGGACGGCAAGACCGTGATGTCGTTCGGCGTGATGGGCGGGCATTACCAGGCGGCGGGCCATGCCAATCTGCTGTCGAACATTTTTGACATGAAGATGGACATCCAGGCGGCGGCCGAGGCGCCGCGCTCCTTTGCCTTCGACGGCGTGCTGTCGCTGGAGACGACGATTTCGCCTGATATCCGCAACGAGCTGCGCGCCCGCGGCCACGATGCGCGCCTCTCCGAGGAGCCGATCGGCGGCTGCCAGGCGATCCGCATCGACCATGCGCGCGGGGTGCTGTTCGGAGCCTCCGACCACCGCAAGGACGGGCTGGCGCTGGGCTTCTGACCAGGTTCGGCTGTGGCCGTAAATTGTTTCTGGAAAGATATAAATCGTCCATCCAAGGGTTGATTGTTGCTACACCCCGCGTTCGCCAAAGCTCGGCGTCGGGGAGCGCTTCATGGCAGCGATTTCCGAAGCAGAGTCTGGCAGGGTAATCGGCGTGTCGGTGGGGGAGTCCGCCGACGCGGCGGAGCATGCCGGCCGGTTCGGCGGCTGGAAGCTGCGCATGGATCAGGTGTCGTCGGGACGGTTCGCCGGACGTCTGGTGAGGATCCGGCTCGAGAGCCTTGAGATCGTCAGGGAGACCACGACGCAAGCGCTGATCAAGCAAGGTACGGCGTGGCCGGATGCGCTGGTGTTCAGCCTGCCGCTGGCGGCGTCAAGCGACGGACATTTCAACGGCCGCTCCCTGGCGTTTCCCGATGTACTGCTCAACGACGGCGTCGATCTGCCGCCGCTGGTGACACCGACCCTGCTGGACGTTGTATCGATTGCGATCGCGCGCGATCATCTTGCGTCATCGCTGGACGCGCTCGGCGAGACGCAGTCGGCGGACCTCGTTTCCGGCTATCGGCAACCGCACCATTCATTCGGTGGGCCGGGATTGCCGGCGCTCCAACAGGGTTTTCGCGAGATCTGCGATCCAGGCCATCAGCTCGAGACGGCGATAAGGTTTTGTCGCACGCGCGCATCGCTCCAGGATATCGTGGTCGGCGCGCTCGCCGAAATCCTGTCGAAGACGTCAAGGGCCGAGGTCAGGGCGGCGACCGCCCAACAGAGACTGGTCGATCGCGTCAGCGACTACATGTTCGCGCATGTCGACGATCCGCCCAACATCGCCGATTTGTGCCGCATCGCCGGTGTAAGCCGCAGGACGTTGCAGGCCTGCTTTCGGGATGCGCTCGGTCTCACGCCGTCGCAATATCTGCGGACGCTGCGGCTGAACGCCGTGCGCCGCGAGTTGCGTGCGCTTGCTGCGGCGGGCCGGCCGATTTCGATCGGCGACGTGGCGGCGCGGTGGGGTTTCTGGCACTGGAGCCGCTTCACCGAAAACTATCGGTTGCTGTTTGGCGAATTGCCCTCACGCACCGTTCAGAACGTGCTTTCCGCCCCACGCTAGCACTTTTTCATTTGCCATGTCGGCGGGCCTGCCGATTCCGGATAACGCCTGCCGGAGATGCTTTCCTAGGTTTGCCGGGAGTTGCAGCGCCGCGTCGCGGCGCAGCGATATCGGGGACGGAGGGGCAACATGAACTTCAACGGACGAGTTACGGCCGCGGCGCTTGCCGTGACAGCGGCGGGCATGACATCAGCCAACGCATTCGAGTTCGGTTACGCGGGTTGGGCGCAGAAGCCGGGCATCACGCTCGGCGGTGGAACGGCCGGCGCGCCGCCGCCCGGGCTGTACAGCTTCAATCAGGTCTTCACCTATCAATCGAACATTGTCGGGCCCGGCGCGCCGAATGTCGGTGGCGTGGCGACGCCGGTCCATGCGGCCGTCGAGGCGTCGGGCTTGCTGTGGGTGCCGGGCTGGACATTCCTCGGCGCAACCTATGATGCGGTCATCGTGCAGCCCTGGATCATGGCCGACGTCGGCTCGCCGGTGAACATCCAGCAGGTCGGCATGCACAACACCTACATTGTGCCGGCCGAACTGAGCTGGAAGCTCGGCGACAGCGGCTTCTTCATCAAGACGGGCCTCGGCATCTACGTGCCGAATGGCTCGATCAGCGGCCCGGCCGGCTTGAGCAACGTCGGCAATCCCTGGTGGACGTTTCAGCCCGAGTTCGTGGTGTCCTACCTGAAGGACGGCTGGAATCTGACGGCGAACCTGTTTCAGGAGATCAATACCAGCAGTTCGATCAGCGGCTATCGCTCCGGCGACGTCCTCCACGCCGAGTTCACCGCCACCAAGACGATCGGCAACTGGACCATCGGTCCCATCGCCTATTACGCGGGGCAGGTCACCAGCGACACGTCGAGCGCGTTCTATAACGGCGCGATCAACGTCAACCGGTACAACATCTGGGCCGGTGGCGGCCTCGTTGGCTACAATTTCGGACCGGCCGCGCTGACCGTCTGGGCGACGCATGAGTTCTCCTCGAACGCCTCCGGCGGCACCGCCGGCCCGCCCGGAATTGATACGGCGTCGATCACCAAGGGCTACTCGGTGTTCGCCAACCTGAGCTTCCGTCTCTGGGCACCGGATGAGCCGGCGACGCCGCCGAAGCGGCCGATGTTCACCAAGTAGCGCAAGCGCCGACATACCCCGCCAGGCAGGTCAAAAGGGAGCCGCGTCGATCGCGCGGCTCCCCGATGGCTGCCGGTTTCCGCCACCTCAATCCGGCAGGCGACGGAGCATCCACCGGACGGTGGATTGTTCCAGACGCCGACATGCCGAACCTTTGGCCATCATGCCGGCGTCGTGCGCGGTTCAGCCCGCTGCACCGCGCGACGAAAGGCTGATCGCTGCAGGCTTTCCCAACCGAGAAGTTGATCCGTATGAGCAGGACATTCGCCGACACGGTCTTCCGCAACGGCCGGATCTACACGTCGAACCGCCAGCAGCCTTGGGCGACCTGCGCTGCGGTCAAGGCCGGCCGGTTCATCGCCGTGGGCGAGGAACGCGATGTTACGGCGCTGGTCGGCGAGGGGACCGCGACGGTCGATCTCGGCGGCCGGATGGCGATGCCGGGGATCGTCGACATCCACAATCACATCATGATGGGCGGGCACGCCGATCTCTACGAGCTGCGCTTCTCTTCCGCCGACAGCATTCCAAGGATCGCCGAGACCCTGCACAAGGCGGCGTCGGCGGCGGCGGCGGGCGCCTGGATCGTCGGCGGGCAGTTCGGCAACAATCTCTTGAACGAGATGAACACCGCGGAGTCCTGCGCGCTGCTGGATGCGGCCTGCCTCGGGCATCCCGTCGTGCTGCGCGACGACAGCTATCACAATCGCTGGGCGAGCTCCGCGGCGCTGCGGCTGGCCGGCGTGCAGGCCGATTCCCCCAACCCGACCGACGGCGAGATCGGCCGCGACCTCAAGAGCGGGACGCTCACCGGGATCATGATCGAGGCCGCCTCGGGCCTGGTGGAGCGGGCGCTCGCCGCCTCTGGGCACTATACCGCGGAGATGGACCGCGCGGCGGTGGCGCGGTCGATCGGGGTCCTCAA
It includes:
- a CDS encoding amidase, whose product is MSADPLHYKSITEISELFRRKDAKPSEVTEAILGRIAKLDGQFHGYALVLAERAMAQARQYDAEIAKGIWRGPLHGVPIGLKDLCYTTFAPTAGGTTIHARFVPSFNATIVDRLELAGAVTLGKLKMTEGAYTSHHPADQAPLNPWNVNYWVGSSSTGSGVATSAGLCYGSIGSDTGGSIRFPSATCGLTGIKPTWGRVSRHGIFPLADSLDHVGPMCRSAADAGAMLGVIAGADINDPTALRAPVPNYLAGAGDGIRGLRIGVDRRYTQEGIDRQVVVALLEAERTLAALGADIREVHFPPYQRLVSQWIPMCSVETAEAHLDTYPSRKSEYGPDLAQVIEQGRSVSGVDIAAIHHERLKFSGSLAAMFEDIDLLLIPTMPVPIPTLTKMSEYGADPTVLLSILRFTAVFDFSGSPTITLPMGMASDKMPLSMQLVGPHLSEDLLVRAGCAFQSVTDWHTRRPPVE
- a CDS encoding ABC transporter substrate-binding protein — its product is MDGAQPRLHDPRHAVLDQFEIRDQAAEFQPGVKAAYERNPDYVSRDEPSDGTGGGKVVKIGRYEWLSVPDFQIATNALMNDEIDYFEVPPHDHHAMLARAANVELTDYNTLGFSGMCRMNWLVPPFDRPEIRQAVLHAVNQKDWLDTQIGNSDYYKVTPAIFIAGTPFESAVGWSTKADTAKAKELLKQGGYKGEPITILHATDAPIITARGTVTAEALRAIGMNVNLLAMDWGSVVARRAKQSMPAEGGWSLYHSTWASADLINPNGNACVNGKGKNGGFFGWVEDAELERLRDGFARTAAPSDQKALADKIQARAYEVVTHVPTGQYNEPAATRKALKDIVRAPVPLFWNVDKTG
- a CDS encoding helix-turn-helix transcriptional regulator; translation: MIALLGRPDPATTQAIQFARGILEGSATAFYEVDGNLTLNRFVLSSNVPPSFHDQYLAGMNRLDPLHPRSASNRPIARLSTALDQCATQEAATYRAFAGQCGVADMIEFFFRRNDRIVAGMSVLWAPGCTIPDGSMHIAEKIHDYLEFNLTSRLSSNADEPPRYGLTSREMEVVELLCCGRTNREIGECLSIGLATVKTHLIHIFEKLGVETRSAVVALMSRPH
- a CDS encoding gamma-glutamyltransferase family protein, producing MRDFMAVGRSVAVAERGMAATSHPQATLAAVEMLKAGGNAVDAAVAAVAVQGVVEPQMTGIGGDCFALVSPRDGEPIALNGSGRTPAGTDAEKFAAGGARDIPPTAPEAVTIPGAIDAWCRLVADHGSRSLEEIFRPAITAAEQGFCVTPRVAEDWRRFRARIEIDANAAAQFLPGGRAPEVGDIRTQPALGLTLRRIAQHGRDAFYAGETADEMVGILRELGGAHSTEDFAAQTSDYVRPISARYHDHDVVECPPNGQGLAALMILRTLAGFDVAALAQADRIHLLAEATKAAYRARDAFFCDPAVSNVDPAAFLAEDYIKTIRSKIDMRHASAPAIWDDIEHRDTVYVTVVDRDLNAVSLINSLFYPFGSGIYAPKSGVLLHNRGWSFRAKPGHPNSLGPRKRPMHTIIPGLLRKDGKTVMSFGVMGGHYQAAGHANLLSNIFDMKMDIQAAAEAPRSFAFDGVLSLETTISPDIRNELRARGHDARLSEEPIGGCQAIRIDHARGVLFGASDHRKDGLALGF
- a CDS encoding helix-turn-helix domain-containing protein codes for the protein MAAISEAESGRVIGVSVGESADAAEHAGRFGGWKLRMDQVSSGRFAGRLVRIRLESLEIVRETTTQALIKQGTAWPDALVFSLPLAASSDGHFNGRSLAFPDVLLNDGVDLPPLVTPTLLDVVSIAIARDHLASSLDALGETQSADLVSGYRQPHHSFGGPGLPALQQGFREICDPGHQLETAIRFCRTRASLQDIVVGALAEILSKTSRAEVRAATAQQRLVDRVSDYMFAHVDDPPNIADLCRIAGVSRRTLQACFRDALGLTPSQYLRTLRLNAVRRELRALAAAGRPISIGDVAARWGFWHWSRFTENYRLLFGELPSRTVQNVLSAPR
- a CDS encoding SphA family protein; translated protein: MNFNGRVTAAALAVTAAGMTSANAFEFGYAGWAQKPGITLGGGTAGAPPPGLYSFNQVFTYQSNIVGPGAPNVGGVATPVHAAVEASGLLWVPGWTFLGATYDAVIVQPWIMADVGSPVNIQQVGMHNTYIVPAELSWKLGDSGFFIKTGLGIYVPNGSISGPAGLSNVGNPWWTFQPEFVVSYLKDGWNLTANLFQEINTSSSISGYRSGDVLHAEFTATKTIGNWTIGPIAYYAGQVTSDTSSAFYNGAINVNRYNIWAGGGLVGYNFGPAALTVWATHEFSSNASGGTAGPPGIDTASITKGYSVFANLSFRLWAPDEPATPPKRPMFTK